A region from the Candidatus Methylomirabilota bacterium genome encodes:
- a CDS encoding carboxymuconolactone decarboxylase family protein, with amino-acid sequence MPIVPLLEREQIPSDRPVHPFETAQRVVGQVLNFHRTVGHSPRALDGFVTLSVALKEMQLDRKLRELAYLRTAQLNHCSY; translated from the coding sequence ATGCCGATAGTTCCACTTCTCGAGCGTGAGCAGATCCCCTCGGACCGGCCCGTGCACCCCTTCGAGACGGCGCAGCGGGTGGTCGGCCAGGTCTTGAACTTTCACCGGACGGTTGGCCACAGCCCGAGGGCCCTGGACGGCTTCGTAACCCTGAGCGTCGCCCTGAAGGAGATGCAGCTCGACCGGAAGCTGCGGGAGCTGGCCTATCTCCGCACGGCCCAGCTCAATCACTGCTCATATTGA
- a CDS encoding UvrD-helicase domain-containing protein, with the protein MRDRKPAPDQRQRDEAIRERDRNVLIDAGAGTGKTTILIDRLVEMVAPTSGAPPVPLRRMAAITFTRKAAGELRLRIRERLLEALAEPDLAPQREAPLREALADLDTAWVGTIHSFADRLLRLRPVEAELSPAYTIVEDDENLVHETWEVLLHAAQNRTLAAELAGTGVEGRADDATRTIMLALGAELQPESRETEFKTFYGLDALVGAFIRGRDVPPGDAEPPAFDLAAFRAASREFTKVAAPVRGTSPGARWIRNTAARLVALGREQEPTVLFRDVRRAVAARPRNLKKSQGFRGDKVAWDVWKQIDGTILADLRAPLDCWKATRLARLQPVAVALYEKVKARRQALDQLDLLIKLRDLLASHRDVRRELQGLFDHIFVDEFQDTDPLQAEIVLFLCERGAAAGRWEEVALREGALTLVGDPKQSIYRFRRADVAMYDRVRQVVMRGAHLAVRLSANFRSAPSLIPWLNDRFERILGASPAGRPFDAQRGVVFHQPLDPGREGGRTTPVHVLACDFPHARKHLVEEYRALEGETLARYLRWLVESSDVAVTDPLTRQPRRVQYGDIAVLAVSTWNLSLLFERLDAEGVPYASRGGRLFLADPLSRQLLLGLRALADRSDGVAEAALLRPPFFALGLADLLRERAAAAGRAPEDEAVRRVRQAKALIGELRRRRLERPPGATARDLLDRTACARAVALGPNSAQRLARLRELCLALEQTAAGEGLDYDGATARLRQWVTDPAQLDPPHPVGAEAVHVLTVHQAKGLEFPVVVLWDGRGEWDLRLSPEPWRMERDGRGWTMALEGLAWEEPPDLELTQTEREYQRAERRRVIYVAATRARDLFVIPRTGTPKPGKMVCADLLDGVDSESVRVLDTYVWGQGAAWSRQVTAPRRHPPGDATDAYNDIARRWEAAAHEAARPRFSPVAVSEARAALIEREPIEAAPRKAREGRFGHVFGTAVHQAIGSLLRDPALSPPEAIRRAAASAGLSEHLDEAVADVGRAWQRLRAEGLARRPGPDLQLEYPVAAPWGDGTLLTGYVDLIAAGADTLHLLDFKTDTPPSGPVEAAYPEYVSQVRLYGRLLPGVAGGHQLRLGLLFTADGGIRWVEPAASA; encoded by the coding sequence GTGAGGGACCGCAAGCCCGCTCCCGATCAGAGGCAGCGCGACGAGGCTATCCGCGAGCGCGACCGCAACGTCCTCATCGATGCCGGCGCGGGCACGGGCAAGACCACCATCCTGATCGATCGCCTCGTCGAGATGGTGGCGCCCACCAGCGGCGCGCCGCCGGTGCCCCTCCGCCGCATGGCGGCCATCACCTTCACGCGCAAGGCGGCGGGCGAGCTGCGCCTGCGCATCCGCGAGCGCCTGCTCGAGGCGCTGGCCGAGCCCGACCTCGCCCCCCAGCGCGAGGCGCCCCTGCGCGAGGCCCTGGCCGATCTGGACACCGCCTGGGTCGGCACCATCCACAGCTTCGCCGACCGCCTCCTCCGCCTGCGCCCCGTCGAGGCCGAGCTGAGCCCCGCCTATACGATCGTCGAGGACGACGAGAACCTCGTCCACGAGACGTGGGAGGTGCTGCTGCACGCCGCGCAGAACCGTACGCTGGCCGCCGAGCTGGCCGGGACAGGCGTCGAGGGCCGGGCCGACGACGCGACGCGCACCATCATGCTGGCGCTGGGCGCCGAGCTGCAGCCCGAGTCGCGCGAGACCGAATTCAAGACCTTCTACGGCCTCGACGCCCTGGTCGGCGCCTTCATCCGCGGGCGCGACGTCCCGCCCGGCGACGCCGAGCCTCCGGCCTTCGACCTCGCCGCGTTCCGCGCCGCCTCCCGGGAATTCACGAAAGTGGCCGCTCCGGTCCGCGGCACCTCGCCCGGCGCGCGCTGGATCAGGAATACCGCCGCGCGCCTGGTGGCGCTCGGCCGGGAGCAGGAGCCGACCGTCCTGTTCCGCGACGTGCGCCGCGCCGTCGCGGCCAGGCCCCGCAATCTCAAGAAGAGTCAAGGCTTCAGGGGCGACAAGGTCGCGTGGGACGTCTGGAAGCAGATCGACGGGACGATCCTGGCGGACCTCCGTGCCCCACTCGACTGCTGGAAGGCCACGCGGCTGGCCCGCCTGCAGCCCGTCGCCGTCGCCCTCTACGAGAAGGTCAAGGCCCGGCGCCAGGCGCTGGACCAGCTCGATCTGTTGATCAAGCTCCGCGACCTCCTGGCCAGCCATCGCGACGTGCGCCGCGAGCTGCAGGGCCTGTTCGACCACATCTTCGTCGACGAGTTCCAGGACACCGACCCGCTGCAGGCCGAGATCGTGCTCTTCCTCTGCGAGCGCGGCGCCGCCGCCGGCCGCTGGGAGGAGGTCGCGCTGCGCGAGGGCGCCCTCACCCTGGTCGGCGACCCCAAGCAGTCGATCTACCGCTTCCGCCGCGCCGACGTCGCCATGTACGACCGCGTGCGGCAGGTCGTCATGCGCGGCGCCCATCTGGCGGTGCGGCTCTCGGCCAACTTCCGCAGCGCCCCCTCGCTCATCCCCTGGCTCAACGACCGCTTCGAGCGCATCCTCGGCGCCTCCCCCGCCGGCCGGCCCTTCGACGCGCAGCGCGGTGTCGTCTTCCACCAGCCGCTCGATCCCGGCCGCGAGGGCGGCCGCACGACGCCGGTGCACGTCCTGGCCTGCGACTTCCCCCACGCCCGCAAGCACCTGGTCGAGGAGTACCGCGCGCTCGAGGGCGAGACCCTGGCCCGCTACCTGCGCTGGCTGGTCGAGTCGAGCGACGTGGCGGTGACGGATCCGCTCACCCGTCAGCCCCGGCGCGTGCAGTACGGCGACATCGCGGTGCTCGCCGTGTCCACCTGGAACCTCTCGCTGCTCTTCGAGCGGCTGGACGCCGAGGGCGTGCCCTACGCGTCGCGCGGCGGTCGACTCTTCCTGGCCGATCCTCTGAGCCGTCAGCTCTTGCTCGGGCTGCGCGCGCTCGCCGACCGCAGCGACGGCGTGGCCGAGGCCGCGCTGCTGCGCCCGCCGTTCTTCGCCCTCGGTCTCGCCGATCTCCTCAGAGAGCGGGCGGCCGCCGCGGGCCGGGCGCCCGAGGACGAGGCGGTCCGCCGCGTGCGCCAGGCGAAGGCGCTGATCGGTGAGCTTCGCCGGCGTCGCCTGGAGCGTCCTCCCGGCGCCACCGCGCGCGACCTGCTCGATCGCACCGCCTGCGCCCGCGCCGTGGCCCTGGGCCCCAACAGCGCGCAGCGCCTGGCGCGCCTGCGCGAGCTGTGCCTGGCGCTCGAGCAGACCGCCGCGGGCGAAGGCCTCGACTACGACGGCGCCACCGCTCGCCTGCGCCAGTGGGTCACCGACCCCGCTCAGCTCGACCCACCCCATCCCGTGGGTGCCGAAGCCGTGCACGTGCTGACCGTGCACCAGGCCAAGGGCCTGGAGTTCCCCGTGGTCGTGCTGTGGGACGGCCGGGGCGAATGGGACCTGCGCCTGTCGCCCGAGCCCTGGCGCATGGAGCGCGACGGCCGCGGCTGGACCATGGCGCTCGAAGGTCTCGCGTGGGAGGAGCCGCCCGACCTCGAGCTCACGCAAACCGAGCGCGAGTACCAGCGGGCCGAGCGCCGCCGCGTCATCTACGTGGCCGCCACGCGGGCGCGGGACCTGTTCGTCATCCCGAGGACGGGGACACCGAAGCCGGGCAAGATGGTCTGTGCCGACCTGCTGGACGGCGTGGACAGCGAGAGCGTCCGCGTGCTCGACACCTACGTGTGGGGCCAGGGCGCCGCCTGGTCCCGCCAGGTAACTGCACCCCGGCGGCACCCCCCCGGCGACGCCACCGACGCGTACAACGACATCGCGCGACGCTGGGAGGCCGCGGCCCACGAGGCCGCGCGTCCGCGGTTCAGCCCGGTGGCGGTGTCGGAGGCTCGCGCGGCGCTCATCGAGCGCGAGCCCATCGAGGCCGCACCGCGCAAGGCCCGCGAGGGCCGCTTCGGCCACGTGTTCGGCACCGCTGTCCACCAGGCCATCGGCTCGCTTCTGCGCGACCCGGCGCTGAGCCCGCCCGAGGCCATCCGCCGGGCTGCCGCCTCCGCAGGCCTGAGCGAGCACCTCGACGAGGCCGTGGCCGACGTCGGCCGGGCCTGGCAGCGGCTTCGCGCCGAGGGGCTGGCCCGGCGGCCCGGCCCCGATCTCCAGCTCGAGTACCCGGTCGCCGCGCCGTGGGGCGACGGCACCCTGTTGACGGGCTACGTGGACCTGATCGCCGCCGGCGCGGACACGCTGCACCTGCTCGATTTCAAGACCGACACCCCGCCGTCGGGGCCGGTGGAGGCGGCGTATCCCGAGTACGTCTCGCAGGTTCGGCTCTACGGCCGTCTGCTCCCCGGCGTTGCCGGCGGCCACCAGCTACGCCTGGGCCTGCTCTTCACCGCCGACGGCGGGATCCGGTGGGTGGAGCCGGCGGCGTCGGCCTGA